The sequence CGCAAAAAGCCGTTCTTGATTCCAAACATGGCACCAGGATTCCAGCGGATGTCCAAGTTGAAGGACGCATCAGAAGCGCGCACCGCCCCCACGGAATCGTTTCGTCCCTGGCCCTCATAAACAAAGTCGCCATTGTCCACGCCTTCGATATACGTTCCCGTAAGGCTGTCATAGCGAACGTCGCCGGTACCAGGCGCCACCGCCTTATAAACCGCCGTATAAATCTGTTCTTCCGTCAAGCCCAACTTGTAATTGACAGTTCCATGCAAGCCAATATTTTCGTGACCGAATTTTCCATTCAGGTCGCCCACCCAGGAATTATCCGCGCCGGTAGAATCCGTCACGATTCGTTCGTACTGAAGCAAATGGGAAACAGAAAAATAGCGGCTATTGTAATTGGCTTCCTGGAGCCATGTGGCGGCCTTCAGGGAATCCAGCCAATCTGCGCCAAAGCTATCGCCGCGGCGTTTCGCAATCTTTCCGCCAACAGTTTCCTTCACCTCGCCCTTATCAAGGTAAATACCGAAACCGCCATTTGTTTTACCGTAAAGCACCTCGTCGGACAATGCTCCATAGTTAATTTCCGTATAGCGGAAATCCATGGTGCCAAAGGGCCGCACCACTCCCTTGTCAAACACAGATTTCAGCGTTGCTTGATAGCGTTCCTTTTCCTGATTCTGGAAACTTGCCACATGGGTAAAGGCCAAGTCGCTATGGGCGCTGCGACCCTTATGGGAAAGAGTCAAATTCACTCTGGAGGAATTCCAACTTTCGTCACCGTTACGACGGTATCCCCAGGAAGCGTTACCGAACCAGCCGCCACCCAGGCGCATTCTCAAAGCAAACTCGTCATGAATTAAATCATCATCCAACAAAGCGCCATCAGCATCCGTCAAGTCCCAATCATCCAAAAGTCGGTAAGCGTTCCAATCCAAGTCGGAGCCTTGATTTTCTAGGATGTCGAAGCCTTGCTGCACGCGGTTTCCGTAAACAGAAAGCGCCACCGGCAAATGGGAAAGGTTCTGTGTAGAATCCGAAGTAATATACCAGCGGACCGCCTTTCCTTCGGGGCCGCCAACATCATGAGATGCCGTATTGGAATCAGCACGATTCATGGCCACTTCCACATCGGCGTAGAATTGCTTATTCCATTGGGTTCGCAAGCGTGCGCCAAAGCGATCATTTTGCATGGGGTGAGTCAGGGAGTCTCGAGCCTCCCCCGTCAAGCGGAATCCAGAAACGTCCAAGTACAAGTTGGGGTGTCTGTATTTTGCCGCTGCTCCGTACAAAGTAAAAGTCTGGTCTTCCTCGTAGGCATCGTATTCCACGCGGATTTCATCATCAAAGGTTGTCACCAAGGAGCCCTTGAAATCCAGCATGCCACCCGCATAATTCACCACGTAGTCTACGCCACGTTTCAGCTTTCGACCGTTGAGCCAAACCGTTTCCGATTGGGGAACCACAGAAATAAAACTTCCCGAGGCGTCCAGAGAGTAACCTTCTCGCTGGCCGCTGACACCATTGATGACGCGGCTAAAGTGCTGAACTTCGTCAGAGCCGTAAACGCCCTTGACCTCGGCCTGGCCTCCGCCAAACCCGCCATGCACTCCCGCCATGACGCCCAAGGAACTTCTATCCAGGGAATACAAACCCATGGATTCGTCGGACCAAGTAAGGTCACCTAAATGCAAAAAAGTATGAGGAGTCTGGACCCTGAAATAAATCTGGTCCACTTCACGCAACGTAGACGTGGTCTGGTCCCCCGCCTTGCGGCCCACATCAGACAAAAGAGCGTCAATGACAACATCATCGGTCAAGCGGCCTTGAATGGACAGGCGCAATTCCTGGTCCACCTGGGTTCCACCGTCGCCCACCGTAATCTGCATGGTCTTGTAACCGTGGGTTTCCAGGGAGTCCTTACGTTGTACAGAATCTGCCGTTGCAGCATTAGGAACAACATAATCCACGTCCCGAACCAGCACCGACGGATCCCAAACTGGCAAGGAATTCACATCCATGCCAAACGCAAAAGTCGTCAAAAGAAAAAGTCCCAAGCCTGTGCGTCGGGACATCGCCATTACCTATGAATGGGTTCTACGACAAACTGTCTTGTGGAAAGCAACTTGTGGCCCACCACCAGGTCCACGCTCCATTCGCCAGGTTTCAGCAAGTTGGGAACGATGGTCGTAAGGCACACGTCCTGGGACATGTTGCAGGCAGATTTCTGAATGGTGTCGGCACCGTTGAACCAGATATGCATCAAGGTATCGGCACCAAGCTGTGCTGCAGAAGAAACCGTGGAGTAGTAATAGAGGCGTGTTCCTTCTTCGAACACGCTATCTACACCGAAAGGAGTTCCGTTCACAATATGGCTACACACCACGCTTTGAGCGAGAGTCAATTCGGTTTCTACAGTTTCTTGAACGGTGGTATTGCCCAGGGCAATAATGATAAGGCGATGGATAAGGAATCCCAAAAAGACAGCAATCACAATGATTGTCGTCTTCCGCAAATTACGTAGCGGCGGGAGCTTAGCCACAGAGCCTCCTAGCGAACCAGGCGGCTAGTATTCTGGGTAAAGGCAGGAACAGCGTCTACAAGCTTTTCAACGAGCAGGCGGTTGAAGTCCTCGATGCGGTTCGGAAGCTTGGAGCCCGGGAAGATCTGGACCAACAGGAGGGCCTGGTCTACCGGAGCGATGTAGATGGAACGATTTTCGCCGGAATAAGAAACGGCGTTGAAGTTTTCACCACCAAGCATCATACCGACCTGGCTTGCAGAGTCGAAGGAAGCGGTGCTCAAGACAGCAAGCGGAGTAGCGTCGACACCAAGAGAACCCACTTCGGCAATAATGGAACCATCGCGATGGCAAAGCACGATATATTCGGCCTTGACACTAGCCTGGTAGGCAGACATCAAGCGACGGACCTTGTCAGCGTCATCAGAATAAATGGTAAAATCACTCATATCTTAGCCTCTTTAAAATGGGTTACTTCTTCTTGGGAACGTACGGACGCAATTCGATTTCGTCATCGCCTTCGTTATTGGGCTTGGCAACGTCGCGGCCAAAGGTAGGCATAC comes from Fibrobacter sp. and encodes:
- a CDS encoding roadblock/LC7 domain-containing protein; translated protein: MSDFTIYSDDADKVRRLMSAYQASVKAEYIVLCHRDGSIIAEVGSLGVDATPLAVLSTASFDSASQVGMMLGGENFNAVSYSGENRSIYIAPVDQALLLVQIFPGSKLPNRIEDFNRLLVEKLVDAVPAFTQNTSRLVR